DNA from Agathobaculum sp. NTUH-O15-33:
CGCGGAAGCCAAGGCCGACGTGACCGACATGGTGCGCGATTTTATTTCCATCTATGAAGAGCGCATCAAAAAAATAGACTGGATGAGCGACACAACCAAGCAAAAGGCGATCGCCAAGCTGGATACCATGGGCATCAAGATCGGTTACCCAGACGAGGGCCAGTGGAACGACCTTTTAAAGGATGTAACCCTCAAATCCAAGGCCGATGGCGGCAGCTATTTCGACAACATGCTGACCATTCAAAAGGCGCAGAAAAAGCTGCTGCAAAGCTGGCAGAGTAAGCCGGTGAATAAGGGCCTGTGGGCGATGAGCGTGTTCACCGTGAACGCCTGCTATGTGCCGCAGAACAACGAGATCGTCTTCCCCGCCGGCATCCTGCAAGCGCCGATGTACGATGTAAAGGCCCCGCGCGAAAAAAATCTGGGTGCGATCGGCTACGTTATCGCTCACGAGATCACGCACGCTTTTGATAACAACGGCGCCAAATTCGATGAAAACGGCAACGCCGCCGACTGGTGGACGTCCGCGGATTACGCCGCGTTCCAAAAGCTGTGCGAAAAGGCTATCTCTTACTACGACGGCGTGGAATCCGCGCCCGGCATCGTTTGCAACGGCACGCTGACTCTTTCGGAGAACATTGCCGACCTTGGCGCGGCCGCGTGCATTCTGGAGACGGCAAAGCGCGAAAAGGCCCCCGACCTCGCACTGCTGTTCCGCACCATGGCCGAAACTTGGGCTTCGACCGCGACGCGTGAATACGAGCAGTACGCCGCGACGATCGATGTACACGCGCCCGCCAAGCTGCGCGGCAGCCGCGTGCTGCAATCGATGGATGATTTCTATACCACCTTCGATATCAAGGAAGGCGACGGCATGTGGCTCGCCCCCGAAAACCGTGTTCGGATCTGGTAACGACAGAGTAATTAGCAATTAGGAAGTAGTAATTAGTAATTTTGAAATAAACGTTAAGCAGCAAAAATAAAATTAGGAAGTAGCATCTAGCGATTAGTAGTTGAGACACGGCACGGTGGCCGATCATTCGATCCCCCACCTGTGCGATTCTATAATTACTAATTACTACTTACTACTTCCTAATTTTTTAGTTTTTTTCTACTATAACAAGGTGCGGATACGCAATATCCACGCCGTTTTGCGCGTATTGCTTTAGGATGTTTTCCTGCACCGCGCACTTTAGGGCAAACGCGCTGCCATTGTCCTTGGCCCATAGCGAGGCGCGCAGTTTGACCGCGCTCGCGGCCAACTCCAGCACGACGACCGGCACCTCCGGCGCGTCCGCCGCACGCTGCGCCGGAGTCCGTACATCCAGAAATTCCGGATTGCGCGCGACCTCCTCCGCCAGCAGCTTTTTGGCCAGATCCACATCGGATTCATACGTGATACCGATCTCCAGAAACACGCACACGCGGCTGTCCGCATAGTCGGCGTTCTCTATAATGGCGCTGTTCATTTTGCTGTTGGGGATGATGACGCGCTTGTTTTCCCACGTACGGATGGTGGTATGGTGCAGCGTGATCTCTTCGATCACGCCGGAAATATCGTTATCCAGATACCGCACCACGTCGCCG
Protein-coding regions in this window:
- a CDS encoding mechanosensitive ion channel family protein translates to MADFSEQVRAFFSTDAGRLIGTVWLIVVVVLLTLWGARLVSRFMRRMIELQKQKNSANATVLAFFRYVAIAAVYFAGFAVIVSNIPFLSAGLNKVLAAGGVIAVVAGFAAQEALGSVVSGMMILAFKPFVIGDVVRYLDNDISGVIEEITLHHTTIRTWENKRVIIPNSKMNSAIIENADYADSRVCVFLEIGITYESDVDLAKKLLAEEVARNPEFLDVRTPAQRAADAPEVPVVVLELAASAVKLRASLWAKDNGSAFALKCAVQENILKQYAQNGVDIAYPHLVIVEKN